The following are encoded in a window of Bos indicus isolate NIAB-ARS_2022 breed Sahiwal x Tharparkar chromosome 7, NIAB-ARS_B.indTharparkar_mat_pri_1.0, whole genome shotgun sequence genomic DNA:
- the SLC25A23 gene encoding mitochondrial adenyl nucleotide antiporter SLC25A23 isoform X7 — protein MRGGPGEAERRQRWGRLFEELDSNKDGRVDIRELRQGLARLGGGDPDRGAQQGISPEGDTDPDGGLDLEEFILYLQEREQRLLLLFHSLDRNQDGQIDVSEIQQSFRALGISISLEQAEKILHSMDRDGTMTIDWQEWRDHFLLHSLENVEDVLYFWKHSTVLDIGECLTVPDEFSEQEKLTGMWWKQLVAGAVAGAVSRTGTAPLDRLKVFMQVHASKTNRLNILGGLRSMIQEGGVHSLWRGNGINVLKIAPESAIKFMAYEQIKRAIRGQQETLHVQERFVAGSLAGATAQTIIYPMEVLKTRLTLRRTGQYKGLLDCAWQILEREGPRAFYRGYLPNVLGIIPYAGIDLAVYEDHQVLPITTEVPRHPCPSVCIQPSSLGGQPVQLPTQKGPGLG, from the exons ATGCGGGGGGGCCCGGGCGAGGCCGAGCGGCGTCAGCGCTGGGGTCGCCTCTTCGAAGAGCTGGACAGTAACAAGGATGGTCGCGTGGACATCCGCGAGTTGCGCCAGGGACTGGCCCGGCTGGGCGGGGGCGATCCGGACCGCGGCGCCCAACAG GGCATCTCCCCTGAGGGTGACACTGACCCAGATGGTGGCCTTGACCTGGAGGAGTTTATCCTCTACCTGCAGGAGCGGGAGCAGCGCCTTCTACTTCTGTTCCACAGTCTGGACCGGAATCAGGATG GTCAGATTGACGTCTCTGAGATCCAGCAGAGTTTCCGAGCCCTAGGTATTTCCATCTCGCTGGAACAGGCAGAGAAAATCCTGCACAG caTGGACCGTGATGGCACCATGACCATTGACTGGCAGGAGTGGCGTGACCACTTCCTGTTGCATTCGCTGGAGAACGTGGAAGATGTGCTGTATTTCTGGAAGCATTCCACG GTCCTGGATATTGGTGAGTGCCTGACTGTCCCGGATGAGTTCTCGGAGCAGGAGAAGCTGACTGGCATGTGGTGGAAGCAGCTGGTGGCGGGCGCGGTGGCGGGGGCTGTGTCCCGAACAGGCACAGCCCCTCTGGACCGCCTCAAGGTCTTCATGCAG GTCCATGCCTCTAAGACCAACCGGCTGAACATCCTGGGGGGCCTCCGGAGCATGATCCAAGAGGGGGGCGTGCACTCCCTGTGGCGTGGCAACGGGATTAATGTGCTCAAGATTGCACCTGAGTCGGCAATCAAGTTCATGGCCTATGAGCAG ATCAAGCGGGCCATCCGGGGGCAACAGGAGACACTGCATGTGCAGGAGCGCTTTGTGGCTGGCTCCCTGGCTGGTGCCACAGCCCAAACCATCATCTACCCCATGGAG GTGCTGAAGACACGGCTGACCCTTCGCCGGACGGGCCAGTACAAGGGACTGCTGGACTGCGCGTGGCAGATCCTGGAGAGAGAAGGGCCCCGTGCCTTCTACCGTGGCTACCTGCCCAACGTTCTGGGCATCATCCCCTACGCGGGCATCGATCTGGCCGTCTACGAG GATCACCAGGTTCTCCCAATTACCACAGAAGTCCCCAGGCATCCCTGCCCCAGTGTTTGTATCCAGCCCAGTTCCCTAGGTGGGCAGCCTGTCCAGTTGCCAACTCAAAAGGGCCCTGGGCTTGGTTGA
- the SLC25A23 gene encoding mitochondrial adenyl nucleotide antiporter SLC25A23 isoform X4 codes for MRGGPGEAERRQRWGRLFEELDSNKDGRVDIRELRQGLARLGGGDPDRGAQQGISPEGDTDPDGGLDLEEFILYLQEREQRLLLLFHSLDRNQDGQIDVSEIQQSFRALGISISLEQAEKILHSMDRDGTMTIDWQEWRDHFLLHSLENVEDVLYFWKHSTVLDIGECLTVPDEFSEQEKLTGMWWKQLVAGAVAGAVSRTGTAPLDRLKVFMQVHASKTNRLNILGGLRSMIQEGGVHSLWRGNGINVLKIAPESAIKFMAYEQIKRAIRGQQETLHVQERFVAGSLAGATAQTIIYPMEVLKTRLTLRRTGQYKGLLDCAWQILEREGPRAFYRGYLPNVLGIIPYAGIDLAVYEDHQVLPITTEVPRHPCPSVCIQPSSLASGSFPVNQLFASGDQSIGASAPVLPMHAFKEYNIILVLLGRPSSEQRRQ; via the exons ATGCGGGGGGGCCCGGGCGAGGCCGAGCGGCGTCAGCGCTGGGGTCGCCTCTTCGAAGAGCTGGACAGTAACAAGGATGGTCGCGTGGACATCCGCGAGTTGCGCCAGGGACTGGCCCGGCTGGGCGGGGGCGATCCGGACCGCGGCGCCCAACAG GGCATCTCCCCTGAGGGTGACACTGACCCAGATGGTGGCCTTGACCTGGAGGAGTTTATCCTCTACCTGCAGGAGCGGGAGCAGCGCCTTCTACTTCTGTTCCACAGTCTGGACCGGAATCAGGATG GTCAGATTGACGTCTCTGAGATCCAGCAGAGTTTCCGAGCCCTAGGTATTTCCATCTCGCTGGAACAGGCAGAGAAAATCCTGCACAG caTGGACCGTGATGGCACCATGACCATTGACTGGCAGGAGTGGCGTGACCACTTCCTGTTGCATTCGCTGGAGAACGTGGAAGATGTGCTGTATTTCTGGAAGCATTCCACG GTCCTGGATATTGGTGAGTGCCTGACTGTCCCGGATGAGTTCTCGGAGCAGGAGAAGCTGACTGGCATGTGGTGGAAGCAGCTGGTGGCGGGCGCGGTGGCGGGGGCTGTGTCCCGAACAGGCACAGCCCCTCTGGACCGCCTCAAGGTCTTCATGCAG GTCCATGCCTCTAAGACCAACCGGCTGAACATCCTGGGGGGCCTCCGGAGCATGATCCAAGAGGGGGGCGTGCACTCCCTGTGGCGTGGCAACGGGATTAATGTGCTCAAGATTGCACCTGAGTCGGCAATCAAGTTCATGGCCTATGAGCAG ATCAAGCGGGCCATCCGGGGGCAACAGGAGACACTGCATGTGCAGGAGCGCTTTGTGGCTGGCTCCCTGGCTGGTGCCACAGCCCAAACCATCATCTACCCCATGGAG GTGCTGAAGACACGGCTGACCCTTCGCCGGACGGGCCAGTACAAGGGACTGCTGGACTGCGCGTGGCAGATCCTGGAGAGAGAAGGGCCCCGTGCCTTCTACCGTGGCTACCTGCCCAACGTTCTGGGCATCATCCCCTACGCGGGCATCGATCTGGCCGTCTACGAG GATCACCAGGTTCTCCCAATTACCACAGAAGTCCCCAGGCATCCCTGCCCCAGTGTTTGTATCCAGCCCAGTTCCCTAG catcagggtcttttccagtgaatcagctctttgcatcaggtgaccaaagtattggagcttcagcaccagtccttccgaTGCATGCATTCAAAGAGTACAACATAATTCTTGTCCTCCTGGGACGCCCCTCCAGTGAACAAAGAAGGCAGTAA